The nucleotide window TAAAGGTATTATTGATGATAGCATTTAATTACtgctctttattaatttttaattatgttaCTATTAGTTTCATTCATGTTATTTGACTTGTCCCTGGTTGTATTTTTCAATGTACAATGATAGTTATTTGTCTCAATGCATTTTTGCTcagcttttaaataaaaaatgtatagatGGACAGTCTCTAAGgtacaatatatattttccacACTGTTTTTGCTAAAATAACTATATTCATAATGCCCCCAGGTatgctttattatttctttgcaaTGATTTTGCATGATTTAATAATTTGCAACacgctattaaaataaaattctgagatATTTGAAGCTTATAAATCATTGTTTTAATACATAAAGTCAAGTATAAAGtgcattattatttttccaaaaatttgCTTTAGCAACAAATTATTTCCGtattaataaattttgaaaacagaATTTGCTTTAACAATACATTTGctgtaatttgttttaaatttttagcaACATtttcattgcaaatattttctttcctctttttttttaaatcctggagCTTATTTTACTTGAACATAGTAGCAAGCATTAATAAGTGGATTGTAGTTCCTTTTCCATGGACTAAAAGGACTATacttaaaagaaaagaatgtgtaaaaaaaaaaaagaaagaaaaagagagagaataattaatagaaatcattctacaaaGCTAGTATCCCagttaatatttacaaatatattttttttggcagtaaaaatagtattttagtcCACCatctcctgccctcccctcccctcacaaTCCCCAGTACACTTTTCCCGTCTCGTTCCCACAGCAACAttacaatcagaaaaaaacaagtttCAGGGGGCAGGATTGGACTGGACGGGGGACGGGATATGGGTAAAAACAGTCAAATcacaataggaatttttcaaaataggTTATTCCACTTAGTCATGATCTTCTCCCTCATCTTCaggttctcattttctcttctgacCCCTTTCTTCTTCACCAAgctcttcttcatcttcctcGCCATCTACCTCTCCATTGTTAAAACCTTCTtcatcctccttctcctctccactcacgtcctcctcttcaccttcctcctcctcatccttgcCCTCCTCATCTTCCACTACCTGAGCATCTTCATCATGCTCCTCttcatcctcatcctcctcctcgtCATCCAGGCCCTTCACGTAGCCCTCAGTATCCGTCAGGGGCCTCCTTGTGGTCCCAGTAACAGCCATCGAGATATGTTAGTTGCAGGAGGAGGTTGAACACGTTTTCTCGGTAGTTGTTCAGGTTGGTTACTTCGTTGCAATTGAAAAGGTCTAAGCTCTTGAGGTTTTCTAACTTTTTCAGTGGCTCTATTGTGCTGAGGTCTTTAATTTTGTTGCCACTTAAATTTAGATGCGTGAGGTTTGGACACTTTTCTGCCAATACTTCTAGGCCCCCTGAGACTCTTAGTTCAAGCCtcttaaatttgtttaactttggTAAGTTTGAGATTGAGGTGAGGCCTCCGCTGATTGTACTTAAGCATTCCAGTTCTTCAAATTCATCCATTAGGCCTTCGAGTTTTCCTTCATTCGACCGACTGTTGTCCACGGCAAGTTCTTTCACATCAGAGGGCGCCCTGTTCCACAGCTCTAAATGAATCCATCTGTGCATCTCCACCTCTCACGCTCTCTCTCTGCAGAGGCTCTCTGCCAGCTGAATTCAATCAATAAACCTCGAACCCACGGCCCCACGTTTTAGGACTTTGAAGACTCAAACAGCTCCACTCGGTTCTTGAGCcccaatatttacaaatattataataaagGGATTGATAAGTAACCTGGGTCAAGCAGAACAATTATTCAAGTATATAGATCTTCCTAGTAAGAAGGTAGGCGTGTGAGACTAAAGGAAATCTTATCTGACGCTCACATTGATAATTTGTGAATACACAAGGCACTCCCCTCTACACTACTTACTTTGAATCAGCCTTCACAAgtacccatttttctttttacttttagagaCATGACATGGGATATCTTTGAATCTACAGACTAGGTTTAAAGTGACCTGAGAATATGCATCACAGATAGTAAATAACACAATGAACCATGAAAGACTTATTTTGGTGACATCTCCCctcaaatgaaagaataaaacgcCAAAAACATCCTGTAAAAAGCTAAATCtaggagggagccaagatggccgaataggaacagctccggtctatagctcccagcgtgagtgacgcagaagatgggtgatatctgcatttccatctgaggtaccgggttcatctcactagggagtgccagatggtgggtgcaggacagtgggtgcagcacaccctgcacgagccaaagcagggcaaggcattgcctcactcaggaagtgcaaggggtcagggagttccctttcctagtcaaagaaaggggtgacagatggcacctggaaaatcaggtcactcccaccctaatactgcacttttccgacgggcttaaaaaatggcacaccaggagattatatcccgcacctggcttggagggtcctatgccaacagagtctcgctgattgctagcacagcagtctgagatcaaactgcaaggcggcagcaaggctgggagaggggcacccaccattgcccaggctcgcttaggtaaacaaagcagctcagaaactccaactgggtggagcccaccacagctcaaagaggcctgcctgcctctgtaggctccacctctgggggcagggcacagacgaACAAAacgtcagcagtaacctctgaaGACTTaagtgtccctgtctgacagctttgaagagagtagtggttctcccagcatgcagctggagactaagaacgggcagactgcctcctcaaatgggtccctgacccctgacccccgagcagcctaactgggaggcacctccaagtaggggcagactgacacctcacacagccgggtactcctctgagacaaaacttccagaggaacgatcaggcagcagcattcacggttcatgaaaatccgctgttctgcagcctctgctgctgatacccaggcaaacggggtctggagtggacctctagcaaactccaacagacctgcagccgaaggtcctgtctgttagaaggaaaattaacaaatagaaaggacatgtacaccaaaaacccacctgtacgtcaccatcatcaaagatcaaaagtagataaaaccacaaagatggggaaaaaacagagcagaaaaactggaaattctaaaaagcagagcacctctcctcctccaaaggaatgcagttcctcaccagcaacggaacaaagctggatggagaatgactttgactagttgagagaagaagccttcagacgatcaaactactccgagctacaggaggaaattcaatacaaaggcaaagaagttaaaaactttgaaaaaaatttaaacgaatgtataactagaataacacagagaagagcttaaaggagctgatggagctgaaagccaaggcttgagaactacgtgaaggaTGCAGAAGCCTCAGAAGCCGTAGtaaaaaactggaagaaagggtatcaatgatggaacatgaaatgaatgaaatgaagtgagaagggaagtttagagaaaaaagaataaaaagaaacgaacaaagcctccaagaaatatgggactatgtgaaaagaccaaatggacgtatgattggtgtacctgaaagtgatggggagaatggaaccaagttggaaaacactctgcaggatattatgcaggagaacttccccaatctagcaaggcaggctaacattcagattcaggaaatacatagaacgccacaaagatactcctcaggAAGagaaactccaagacacataactgtcagattcaccaaagttgaaatgaaggaaaaaatgttaagagcagccagggagaaaggtcgggttacccacaaagggaagcccatcagactaacagcagatccctcagcagaaactctacaagccagaagagactcgggacccatattcaacattcttaaagaaaagaaatttcatccagaatttcatatccagccaaactaagcttcataagtgaaggagaaataaaatcctttacagacaagcaaatgctgagagattttgtcaccaccaggcctgtcctaaaagacctcctgaaggaagcactaaacatggaaagcaacaaccggtaccaaccactgcaaaatcatgccaaattgtaaagatcatcaaggctaggaagaaactgcatcaaataacaagcaaaataattagctaacatcataatgacaggatcaaattcacacataacaatattaactttaaatgtaaatgagttaaatgctccaattaaaagacacagactggcaaattggataaggagtcaagacccatcagtgtgctgtattcaggaaacccatctcatgtgcagagacacacataggctcaaaataaagggatggaggaagatctaccaagcaaatggaaaacaaaaaaaggcaagggttgcaatcctagtctccgataaaacagactttaaaccaacaaagatcaaaagagacaaagaaggccattacataatggtaaagggatcaattcaacaagaagagctaactatcctaaatacatatccacccaatacaggagcacccagattcataaagcaagtcctgagtgacgtacaaagagacttagactcccacacaataataatgggatattttaacaccccactgtcaacattagacagatcaacgagactgaaagttaacaaggatacccaggaattgaactcagctctgcacaaagtggacctaatagacatctacagaactctccaccccaaatcaacagaatatacatttttttcagcaccacaccacacctattccaaaattgaccacatagttggaagtaaagctctccgcagcaaatgtaaaagaacagagattataacaaactgtctctcagaccacagtgcaatcaaactagaactcaggattaagaaactcactcaaaactgctcacctacatggaaattgaacaacctgctcctgaatgactactgggtacataacgaaatgaaggcagaaataaagatgttcttcgaaaccaatgagaacaaagacacaacataccagaatctctgggacacattcaaagcagtgtgtagagggaaatttatagcactaaatgcccacaagagaaagcaggaaagatctaaaattgacaccctaacatcacaattaaaagaactagaaaagcaagagcaaacactttcaaaagctagcagaaggcaagaaataactaaaatcagagcagaactgaaggaaatagagacataaaaaacccttcaaaaaattaatgaatccaggagctggttttttgaaaagatcaacaaaattgatagaccactagcaatactaataaagaagaaaagagagaagaatcaaatagatgcaataaaaaatgataaaggggatatgaccaccgatcccacagaaatacaaactaccatcagagaatactacaaacacctctacgcaaataaactagaaaatctagaagaaatggataaattccttgacacatacaccctctcaagactaaaccaggaagaggttgaatctctgaatagaccaataacaggctctgaaattgtggcaataatcaatagcttaccaaccaaaaagagtccaggacctgatgaattcacagccgaattctaccagaggtacagggaggaactggtaccattccttctgaaactattccaatcaatagaaaaagaaggaatcctccctaactcattttatgaggccagcatcatcctgataccaaagccaggtaGAGACAcaaccacaaaagagaattttagaccaatatccttgatgaacatggatgcaaaaatcctcaataaaatactggcaaaccgaatccagcagcacatcaaaaagcttatacactatgatcaagtgggcttcatccctgggatgcaagcctggttcaacatacacaaatcaataaacgtaatccagcataaaaacagaaccaaagacaaaaaccacatgattatctcaacagatgcagaaaaggcctttgacaaaattcaacaacccttcatgctaaaactctcaataaattaggtattgatgggacgtatctcaaaataataagagctgtctatgacaaacccacagccaatatcatactgaatgggcaaaaactggaagcattccctttgaaaactggcacaagacagggatgtcctctctcaccactcctattcaacatagtgttggaagttctggccagggcaatcaggcaggagaaggaaataaagggtattcaattaggaaaagaggaagtcaaattgtccctgtttgcacatgacatgattgtatatctagaaaaccccatcgtctcagcccaaaatctccttaagctgattagcaacttcagcaaagtctcaggatacaaaatcaatgcacaaaaatcacaagcattcttatacaccaataacagacaaacagagagccaaatcatgagtgaactcccattcacaattgcttcaaagagaataaaatacctaggaatccaacttacaagggatgggagggacctcttcaaggagaactacaaacccctgctcagtgaaataaaagaggatacaaacaaatggaagaacattccatgctcatgggttggaagaatcaatatcatgaaaatggccatactgcccaaggtaatttatagattcaatgccatctccatcaagctacaaatgactttcttcacagaattggaaaaaaactactttaaagttcatatggagccaaaaaagagtctgcatcaccaagtcaatcctaagccaaaggaacaaagctggaggcatcacactacctgacttcaaactatactacaaggctacagtaaccaaaacagcatgatactggtaccaaaacagagatatagatcaatggaacggaacggagccctcagaaataatgccgcatatctacaactatctgatctttgacaaacctgacgaaaacaagcaatgaggaaaggattccctatttaataaatggtgctgggaaaactggctagccatatgtagaaagctgaaactggatcccttccttacaccttatacaaaaattaattcaagatggattaaagacttacaggttagacctgaagccataaaaaccctagaagaaaacctaggcattaccattcagcacataggcatgggcaaggacttcatgtctaaaacaccaaaagcaatggcaacaaaagccaatattgacaaataagatctaattaaactaaagagcttctgcacagcaaaagaaactactatcagagtgaataggcaatctacaaaatgggagaaaatttttgcaacctagtcatctgacaaagggctaatatacagaatctacaatgaactcaaacaaatttacaaggaaaaaaaaacccatcaaaaagtgggcacaggacatgaacagacacatctcaaaagaagacatttatacagccaaaaaacacatgaaaaaatgctcagcatcactggccatcagagaaatgcaaatcaaaaccacagtgagataccatctcacaccagttagaatggccatcattaaaaagtcaggaaacaacaggtgctggagaggatgtggagaaataagaacacttttacgctgttggtgggactgtacactagttcaaccattgtggaagtcagtgtggcaattcctcagggatctagaactagaaataccatttgacccagccatcccattactgggtatatacccaaaggactataaatcatgctgctataaagacacatgcacacgtatgtttattgcggcactattcacaatagcaaagagttggaaccaacccaaatgtccaacaatgatagactggattaagaaaatgtggcacatatacaccatggaatactatgcagccataaaaaaggatgagttcatgtcctttgtagggacatggatgaaactggaaatcataattctcagtaaactcttgcaaggacaaaaaaccaaacactgcatgttctcactcataggtgagaattgaacaatgagaacacatggacacaggaaggggaacatcacactccggggactgttgtcgggtggggggaggggggagggatagcattaggagatatacctaatgctaaatgacgagctgatgggtgcagcacaccaacaaggcacatgtatacatatgtaacaaacctgcacattgtgcacatgtaccctaaaacttaaagtataataataataaaaaaattttaaaaagctaaatctATCCTTTATTGCTATCATCATGAATTATGAATTTTCCACTTCTGACTAACAATGTGATCTTGGTTGTATCTGTTCTGTCAGATTATAACTAAAATCAAAGTATCTAACTAGGTTTAGATACTGCAAGTGGTAGAGGAATAAAATTTGAATGGCATGTATGTTTATTTAGAGAGTAATAATTTTCTACTTTCTgagacatttatatttttaatgagcaAGGAAAATACTATTTCTAGTGTTAATTAGTTCTTACACAAGGATCATGAGATGGTTTTCAGCAGGTACTAGTCATATGTTTTACATTGACAAAATatgctatattaaaaaataatatttccctAAAA belongs to Symphalangus syndactylus isolate Jambi chromosome 4, NHGRI_mSymSyn1-v2.1_pri, whole genome shotgun sequence and includes:
- the LOC129480172 gene encoding LOW QUALITY PROTEIN: putative uncharacterized protein ANP32CP (The sequence of the model RefSeq protein was modified relative to this genomic sequence to represent the inferred CDS: inserted 2 bases in 1 codon), giving the protein MTKFWPVHYEKIPALGHKNLSGMKLMLLPKVDTVQMTPIPGPKPTPVQQCTQSSAGDPRSPYNCLDSTAVVNTSREADTPSSASSRLQLPHLGPPSTVDSKPAVSLNHYQLPDACHSMHFQDSTVSESDKLLAYFIRHKVFSTNWLLHDDVYSQARVFSLESRLKMHRWIHLELWNRAPSDVKELAVDNSRSNEGKLEGLMDEFEELECLSTISGGLTSISNLPKLNKFKRLELRVSGGLEVLAEKCPNLTHLNLSGNKIKDLSTIEPLKKLENLKSLDLFNCNEVTNLNNYRENVFNLLLQLTYLDGCYWDHKEAPXTDTEGYVKGLDDEEEDEDEEEHDEDAQVVEDEEGKDEEEEGEEEDVSGEEKEDEEGFNNGEVDGEEDEEELGEEERGQKRK